The Chionomys nivalis chromosome 4, mChiNiv1.1, whole genome shotgun sequence genome contains the following window.
CTCACACCTTGTCTGAGACAGTGTCCCTTGATGAATTGCATATGCCAGGCTGGCCAACCAGTGAGCTTGTGGAGATTctgctgtctctaccttccaTCTCACTGTAGATATACTGAAATTAGAGATGTGTGCAACTTCATCTGGCTTCTCCTGGGTTCTCAGGAATCCAAATACTAGTACTCATGTTTGTGCACCAAGAGCTTTATTCAACAAGTTACCCCAGTCTTTATTCACATTTTGAggttcatttcttttaattgtgCCATAAAATGTTTATAATGGAACAGTATGTTTTGTTATGTCAGTAGTAGCCACATTCATGTCTACCCATCACTCCCTGTGTCTTGCACAGTGCATACTAATCAAGCATGCTACTCATTGAACTACACCTCCAGCACTATTATTCTAAATTATATGAAGACTCTGAGTTGATAAATTGACAAGAcagaaaattgttttctaaatacCTATACTTATACCTGTAGAAAAAAGCTTCTCTCACCTTTGATCAGAGCAAACTCTTCCTACAAAGAATAGTAGTGAATGAGGAGAGTCCTGGGGTGATTACTGCAAGCTGTCATTGGTAGTCTGAATGCAATTGGCCTTtctaagctcatagggagtgccactattaggaggtttcagcttgttggagaaaatgtgccactgtgggggcagTCTTTGAGATCTCTTATGCTTGAACTGtgcccagtgacacagttcacttcctgcgcCTGTgttcaagatgtagaattctctgctcattctccagcaccatgtatgcctgcatactACACatcctgccatgatgttaatggataaacctctgaaattgtaagtcaCACCATTTAAacatttcctttgtaagagttgctgtggtcatggtatctcctcacagcaatagatacTCTATCTAAGACACTGTCCAAGATGcaaaatattaggaatatttgtgtgtttggcagtaaataagacatatatatataggcTCATGGAACACCGCATAAGAGAGGTGGCGGGAAATATGTAAGATTTGGAGGATAAGGAGTAGGTCCATGAACAACCATTCTCTGAACTGGATATACATATTATAATTATTAACTCTTACTGAGTGTAGTTACATGTACTGGGTGTACATACAAGACTGGTCTTATCAATAATAATTCAATGAAGGAAGAGGGACTGATTGTCACAGGACTACTGGCTATTGGTAGACtctgagagacagaaggaacaacTGTTTTCAGTTGTGTACCCACAGCTGAGCCCACCAGGCTCTAACAGATAGCTATGATCCCATAGTCatgctgatggtcctgggttagAAAGTAAAATGGCTACATAGGAATGTATAGGAGAGAATGTGTAAAAGAGACCTGTGCATAGGAGCAGAGCTTCACAGGAGTTATAGGAAGATGGGAGATCAGAATGGTTAGTATGTATTGTAGAAATGCATGAGACTATCTCCAAACAAAGTTAATTAATAAAAGTATTGAGTTGAATTATCAATTTACACTGTTTATGTAAATACCATTTATAATATTTCTACAATGTTAACATTTTCAGATGATACATTTCTCAGATGATATTATTGTTACACAGTGCATGATGGCATTTGCTGTTTGCTAAAAGGATACTGAAGAAGGGAAAATCCAATCTGTAATGATCATCATAATTTTCTGTGAGGACAGTGTGAGACAGAATTAGAATTATTTGGGGAATTTTCTAGttgtcttttttgttgctgtgggaAAACACTATGACAGAAACAATTTACAGGAGGAAAGGGCCTAATTAAGTTTAAGGGTTACAGTAAATCTTTGAAGGACATCAGAGAAGGCACTCAGCAGAAACTTGAAGCAACACCCATGGAGGAGCAATGATAGCTTGCTAAAAGCCTCATGTTTAGTTGACTTCCTTACACATCTCAGGACCATGGGCCTATGGATGGTACTGCCCATAATGGGCTAGGTCTTCATACATCAACTAGCAATTAAGATAAGTCCCCACAACACACAAACCAATTAAACCCAGGTAATTTTCTAATTGAGATTCCCTTTTCCCAGGTGATCTTAGGCTGTGCCAAATTGACAACAAAAACAACTAGAACAGGACAATAGTTAAAAGGCCATCTCACAATTGTCTCTTGGGTTTCTGTAACTCAGAATTTAAAGTGGTTACTCTTTTTTCACTTGTTATTCCAACTTTAGTTGAAGAATTAAGATCTTTAGATCTGCCCAGAAATTCCCCAATGTTCTGATGATCAGGAAGATGCACTGATCTTTCGGTTGATGAGCTTCTGCAGGGCTCCCTTCAGATCTCTGTTCCTCAGGCTATAGATAAAGGGGTTCAGCATGGGGGTGACTGCTGTGTACATTACTGCAGAAGCCTTCTCCTTCACAGCTGTGCGGACAGAGGAGGGACACAGATAGACCCCAATGGTGGTCCCGTAGAAAAGGACTACTACAGAGAGGTGGGAGCTACAGGTAGAaaaggctttctttctcccacccaCAGAGGGGACCTTCATGATGGCCACAATGATTCGAGCATAGGAGGCGAGGATACAGACAAAAGGTGTGGCTATTACCATTCCTGCCACAATAAGcacaaatattttgtttactGTCGTTTCTGTGCATGAAAGCCGGAGAAGTGGAGTGAGGTCACAGAAGTAATGGGGGAGCTCATTGTTTCCACAGAATACCAGACGGGCAATGAGGAGGATGTGGGTAAGGGAGATGAAGCAGGAATACACCCATGGGCCACCTACCAGCAGCCCACAGAGGCGTGGACTCATGATAGTAGAATAATGTAATGGGTGACAAATGGCCACAAACCGGTCATAAGCCATCACCGCTATTAAGACACTGTCCATGATgccaaaaaaatggaaaaagtacATCTGAGTTAGACAGCAAGGATAAGAGATAGACTTGCTCCTGGTTTGAATGTTCACCAGCATCTTAGGGACAGTGTTGGTAGCTAGACAGAAATCAACCAAGGAGAGATTGGCCAGGAAGAAATACATAGGAGTGTGGAGGTGAGAGTCAGTGCTGATGGCCAAGATGATCAACAAGTTCCCCACGACTGTgaccacatacatgcagaggaagagagaaaagaggacagGTTCATGTTCTGGCTTCTCTGAAAGTCCCAGCAGGATGAATTCAGATGCgctggtttggttttgtggtCCCATGTGTTTAACTCTTTTGAAAGTATTAA
Protein-coding sequences here:
- the LOC130873600 gene encoding olfactory receptor 24 yields the protein MGPQNQTSASEFILLGLSEKPEHEPVLFSLFLCMYVVTVVGNLLIILAISTDSHLHTPMYFFLANLSLVDFCLATNTVPKMLVNIQTRSKSISYPCCLTQMYFFHFFGIMDSVLIAVMAYDRFVAICHPLHYSTIMSPRLCGLLVGGPWVYSCFISLTHILLIARLVFCGNNELPHYFCDLTPLLRLSCTETTVNKIFVLIVAGMVIATPFVCILASYARIIVAIMKVPSVGGRKKAFSTCSSHLSVVVLFYGTTIGVYLCPSSVRTAVKEKASAVMYTAVTPMLNPFIYSLRNRDLKGALQKLINRKISASS